A single Pseudochaenichthys georgianus chromosome 10, fPseGeo1.2, whole genome shotgun sequence DNA region contains:
- the npas4a gene encoding neuronal PAS domain-containing protein 4A: protein MYRSTKGASKARRDQINAEIRNLKDLLPISEADKARLSYLHIMSLASMYTRKSVFFTQAGTAASLEECARFLSFHELSELTQALPGFLMLVTGEGKLLYLSDSVSEHLGHSMVDLVAQGDSVYDIIDASDHFIMRSNLSVSTSLETDRLFRCRFNTSKSVRRQSAGNKLVLIRARCLSPPSGAPAAGTYWTANTVWVCFCSPLEPHPSRSGPGADPESTSTPPPADTNLFLPCFHSEHSRDMRLQTAQQSVSAFLGFDVTDLRSCSWYSLLHPQDLSHASAQHRSLLREGGEGRAEMVVRVQAQDQSWVWIYMVLQLQPGETPISSNNYIISEAEAWSVRQQLTSEATQLTLVLSSGTSQQEGLSLQSPETLSSPDQVFTPGSSGLSAQSFDFSTAGCSVGSSDERGSSAAEAMQVEGDPRSSISSLEEESFFKQHPPESPSAASSPTPVTVETVADLDFLTQNILLPPSFQLDPALPALPLPLPPVSTSQAQQQTKEFVCTPPYTPHVVGSNFPFGEPLFSFEPAGTTTPPPSTTTATSTTSMAPAASSSDPSTTATSPSPPTSLSTKLPLTLSTTSTDFLFPIEHGSGSLYEKLPPTPDSPGDDGDCTVMTLPEVRGPLYVDVPFGPLQCPPEGLLTPEASPGKYPYLSFFSLEREREKERAEISLLAQHISSLAEGFYLDPLLSKLSPPSMSPSSAPPSPFLSPAVETADDVVSGHMLREFYPIKAWRGLDIPMFLDDDESLFEESILETLFQDTFVPPQSPSLASSPSPMLNPCSPLSPQTPVCWRQPSQFEGAGHFCSVQSAQCNSAAGCGAAAEARAMAMAEGEGLAEEAMEIEVVSSPVSSCSSIPASPPLILTASPRPAFSTPVASPAPAASCNQSLLEELAVLEPMFGAGASIAPGLGQQPELYQLQCHPSPQCFHKDGSGSVPPF, encoded by the exons ATGTACCGCTCAACCAAAGGAGCTTCTAAGGCTCGACGGGACCAGATCAACGCCGAGATCCGGAACCTGAAGGACTTGTTGCCCATATCTGAAGCCGATAAAGCACGGCTCTCATACCTGCACATCATGTCACTAGCCTCCATGTACACCAGGAAATCCGTCTTCTTCACTCAAG CGGGGACTGCTGCGAGTCTCGAGGAGTGCGCGAGGTTTCTCTCTTTCCACGAGCTGTCGGAGCTGACGCAGGCCCTGCCGGGGTTTCTGATGCTGGTGACCGGGGAAGGGAAGCTCCTGTACTTGTCAGACAGCGTCTCCGAGCACCTCGGACACTCCATG GTGGATCTTGTGGCACAGGGAGACAGTGTTTATGATATCATCGACGCCTCAGACCACTTCATCATGAGGAGCAACCTGTCAGTCTCCACCTCACTTGAGACCG ACCGTCTCTTCCGCTGCCGTTTCAACACCTCCAAGTCCGTGCGGAGGCAGAGCGCCGGGAACAAGCTGGTTCTGATCCGGGCTCGCTGTCTCTCCCCCCCCTCCGGAGCCCCTGCAGCCGGAACCTACTGGACCGCCAACACGGTGTGGGTGTGCTTCTGCTCCCCTCTGGAGCCCCACCCGAGCCGCTCCGGCCCCGGGGCAGACCCGGAGTCCACCTCCACCCCTCCCCCGGCGGACACCAACTTGTTCCTGCCCTGCTTCCACTCTGAGCACTCCCGGGACATGAGGCTGCAGACTGCCCAGCAAag TGTGAGCGCCTTTCTCGGCTTTGATGTGACAGATTTGCGCTCCTGCTCCTGGTACAGCCTCCTCCACCCACAGGATCTGTCACATGCCTCCGCTCAGCACCGCAGCCTAT tgagagagggaggggagggCAGAGCTGAGATGGTGGTGCGCGTGCAAGCCCAGGACCAGTCGTGGGTTTGGATCTACATGGTGCTTCAGCTGCAGCCCGGGGAAACCCCCATCAGCAGCAACAACTACATCATCAG TGAGGCTGAGGCGTGGTCCGTGCGCCAGCAGCTCACCTCCGAGGCGACTCAGTTGACTCTGGTTCTGAGCAGCGGCACCTCTCAGCAGGAGGGTCTGAGCCTCCAGTCCCCAGAGACCCTGTCCAGCCCGGACCAGGTCTTCACCCCGGGCAGCAGCGGCCTCTCCGCCCAGTCCTTTGACTTCAGCACGGCCGGCTGCAGCGTGGGCTCCTCTGATGAGCGCGGGAGCTCTGCGGCAGAGGCCATGCAGGTGGAGGGAGACCCCCGCTCCAGTATCTCCTCTCTGGAGGAAGAAAGCTTCTTCAAGCAGCATCCCCCCGAAAGCCCCTCAGCTGCTTCCTCCCCCACCCCAGTCACTGTTGAAACGGTAGCAGACTTGGACTTTTTGACCCAGAACATCCTGCTGCCGCCCTCCTTCCAGCTGGACCCCGCTCTGCCAGCTCTCCCCCTGCCCCTCCCCCCTGTCTCCACCTCACAAGCTCAGCAGCAGACCAAAGAGTTTGTGTGCACACCGCCCTATACCCCCCACGTCGTTGGGTCCAACTTCCCCTTCGGTGAGCCCCTCTTCAGCTTTGAACCGGCTGGAACTACCACTCCTCCTCCTTCTACGACAACCGCCACCTCCACCACCTCCATGGCCCCGGCAGCTTCTTCCTCAGACCCCTCTACTACGGCCACAAGCCCCTCTCCCCCCACCTCCTTGTCCACCAAGCTCCCCCTCACCCTTTCCACCACGTCCACTGACTTCCTGTTCCCCATCGAGCACGGCAGCGGCTCTCTGTACGAAAAACTCCCCCCCACGCCCGACAGCCCCGGGGACGACGGCGACTGCACAGTGATGACCCTGCCCGAGGTTCGGGGTCCGCTGTATGTAGATGTTCCATTCGGGCCCCTCCAGTGTCCCCCAGAGGGCCTCCTCACCCCTGAGGCGTCTCCTGGTAAATACCCTTACCTCTCCTTCTTCtccctggagagagagagggagaaggagAGGGCAGAGATCTCCCTGTTAGCTCAGCACATCAGCTCCCTGGCAGAGGGCTTCTACCTGGATCCCCTCCTGTCCAAACTGTCTCCTCCCTCCATGTCACCCTCTTCCGCGCCTCCCTCCCCCTTCCTGTCACCCGCCGTAGAGACTGCTGATGATGTTGTTTCGGGTCACATGCTTAGGGAGTTTTATCCCATCAAAGCGTGGAGAGGCCTGGACATTCCCATGTTCCTCGACGATGACGAATCTCTGTTTGAAGAGAGCATCTTAGAAACCCTCTTCCAAGACACCTTCGTTCCCCCCCAGTCCCCCAGCCTcgcctcctccccctcccctaTGCTGAACCCCTGCAGCCCACTCTCTCCTCAGACCCCAGTGTGCTGGCGCCAACCCTCCCAGTTTGAGGGAGCGGGCCACTTCTGTAGCGTCCAATCGGCGCAATGTAACTCCGCGGCCGGGTGCGGCGCGGCTGCTGAGGCCCGGGCGATGGCGATGGCGGAGGGTGAGGGGCTGGCGGAGGAAGCAATGGAGATCGAGGTGGTGTCATCTCCTGTGTCTTCCTGCTCCTCCATCCCGGCGTCACCTCCCCTTATCCTCACGGCCTCCCCCAGACCAGCCTTCTCCACGCCCGTCGCCTCGCCTGCGCCCGCTGCGTCTTGCAATCAGTCCCTCCTGGAGGAACTGGCTGTCCTGGAACCCATGTTTGGGGCAGGTGCCTCGATCGCCCCTGGCTTAGGGCAACAACCTGAGTTGTATCAACTCCAATGTCACCCATCGCCACAGTGCTTCCACAAAG ATGGGAGTGGAAGTGTTCCTCCGTTCTAA